One Leptolyngbya ohadii IS1 genomic window carries:
- a CDS encoding ParA family protein — protein sequence MPKTKSLKTVTLPDKLPKILSFLNQKGGAGKSTGAVHTVDWFAQRGYSAILVDADGQQSSSSWLEELELPCKVINDPEALFDELPKLADSYDVVVVDGPGNASEVTKAVLIRSNLVLIPCRDSMIDLASTGKIVQFVRQAKEIRGGMPIAALYLNAVKENTILLREAKEALQSGILPLLSTALPDRQCIKDAPGQGSTVFRMRGSSPKAAAGFYTQLLIEALKLFESES from the coding sequence ATGCCAAAAACAAAGTCTTTGAAAACCGTAACGCTGCCCGATAAACTGCCCAAAATTCTGTCGTTTCTGAATCAAAAGGGCGGTGCCGGAAAATCAACTGGCGCGGTTCATACGGTCGATTGGTTTGCTCAACGGGGCTATTCGGCGATTCTGGTCGATGCGGACGGACAGCAAAGTTCATCCAGCTGGTTAGAAGAATTAGAACTTCCCTGCAAGGTGATCAATGACCCTGAAGCCTTGTTTGACGAGTTGCCCAAACTTGCAGACTCCTACGATGTCGTGGTAGTCGATGGTCCAGGGAACGCTAGCGAAGTCACGAAAGCGGTTCTCATCCGATCGAATCTGGTGCTTATCCCCTGCCGAGACTCCATGATTGACCTGGCTAGCACTGGAAAAATTGTCCAGTTTGTCCGTCAGGCAAAGGAGATTCGGGGAGGAATGCCAATTGCCGCCCTGTACCTGAACGCGGTGAAGGAAAACACCATCCTGCTCCGTGAAGCGAAGGAAGCTCTTCAGAGCGGAATTTTGCCCCTGCTCAGCACAGCACTCCCCGATCGCCAGTGTATTAAGGATGCGCCGGGACAGGGAAGCACCGTCTTTCGGATGCGAGGAAGTTCTCCCAAAGCCGCCGCAGGGTTCTATACTCAACTGTTGATTGAAGCGTTAAAGCTATTCGAGTCAGAATCATGA
- a CDS encoding ParB/RepB/Spo0J family partition protein — translation MTARRKLRDAIASREELNFVFGQATPQKVNQVVEETQEQAIPCHQILCSFTFVPDNKPVRHYYDPHELEHWALHDIKPNGIRSPLWIRPHPHQPGKYELVAGLRRFKAASILKLETVPVRIFNWDDHTAFQAAVSENANRRDFSALEELDNMLRLLEIQLDYNTEEVISLLYRMNNAAKGITNQNVLVSPESQQVQQIFDAFGKITWQSFVATRLPLLKKPPEILEKIRQGEIHYTKGILIAGIKDLQLRNQLLQEAVLEGLSLSEIKQRLQAINGTNSQNSASSSPQTQDLKHRFSQVMQQAKKNRSIWKNPDKAQSLEQLLTQLESLVNS, via the coding sequence ATGACAGCACGCCGTAAACTGAGAGACGCAATTGCCAGCCGCGAGGAATTAAACTTCGTTTTTGGGCAGGCGACGCCCCAGAAGGTCAATCAGGTTGTTGAAGAGACTCAGGAGCAGGCAATTCCCTGTCATCAGATTCTCTGCTCGTTTACCTTCGTTCCAGATAACAAACCTGTCCGCCACTACTACGATCCGCACGAACTGGAACACTGGGCGCTGCACGACATTAAGCCCAACGGCATCCGATCGCCTCTCTGGATTCGCCCCCACCCGCATCAGCCAGGCAAATATGAGCTGGTTGCCGGATTACGACGGTTCAAGGCAGCCAGCATCCTCAAGCTAGAGACCGTTCCCGTCAGAATATTTAACTGGGACGATCACACTGCATTTCAGGCGGCAGTTTCAGAGAATGCTAATCGGCGGGATTTTAGCGCTCTGGAAGAACTCGACAACATGCTGCGTCTGCTTGAGATTCAGCTAGATTACAACACGGAGGAAGTCATCAGTCTGCTGTACCGCATGAACAATGCAGCAAAAGGAATTACTAACCAAAACGTTTTGGTTAGCCCGGAGTCGCAGCAAGTTCAGCAGATTTTCGACGCGTTTGGCAAAATTACCTGGCAATCCTTTGTTGCTACCCGCCTGCCGCTGCTGAAAAAGCCCCCAGAGATCCTGGAGAAGATCAGGCAGGGAGAAATTCATTACACCAAGGGAATCCTGATTGCGGGCATTAAAGATTTGCAGCTTCGGAACCAGCTCTTGCAGGAAGCCGTCCTGGAAGGATTGAGCCTAAGCGAGATTAAACAGCGACTTCAGGCAATTAATGGTACAAATAGCCAGAATTCAGCTTCAAGTTCTCCCCAAACACAGGATCTCAAGCATCGCTTCAGCCAGGTTATGCAGCAGGCAAAGAAGAACCGATCGATCTGGAAGAATCCGGATAAAGCTCAGTCGCTAGAGCAATTGCTTACCCAATTAGAATCCCTGGTGAATTCCTAG
- a CDS encoding tyrosine-type recombinase/integrase, producing MSRRKSIPDPVIISLRSDDSPRSVPDLPFAPDDSTGQPGAIAVLEASDLPEPRLLQVEAFLQNANSRKAGSLSPRTQKAYRQDLQQFLNWTDKSWAEITPRHISQFKRYLLRQDFRSGQRALSDATVRRVLGTLRSFYRWMMRSGYVSYDPTAEVELPRLGEPEATSLEAAEIAKIYRAASDSSLPERNQALVTLLLHGLRAEEISALNVADYDGQRLYLQAVRVGKGTEGVTDRQVNRETDREINRSSWMPLTAQGKRDLEQYLRWRQDRGEVFSDESPLLASHSRRNGGKRLGYDGIRKLLKQIAQQTGIDLCTYQFRHAFATHLLLKGMNPHHAMMLTRHRSLQNFQRYLRAANRAEDQSAAEAAFLQIMDESTE from the coding sequence ATGAGCCGCCGTAAATCGATTCCTGACCCTGTAATCATTTCGCTTCGGTCGGACGACAGTCCCCGGTCGGTTCCTGACCTTCCATTTGCTCCTGATGACTCTACCGGGCAGCCTGGAGCGATCGCTGTCCTTGAGGCCAGTGACTTGCCAGAGCCAAGGCTCCTCCAGGTAGAAGCGTTTCTGCAAAATGCAAACTCTCGCAAAGCGGGTTCCCTTTCCCCCAGAACCCAGAAGGCATACCGTCAGGATTTACAGCAGTTCCTAAACTGGACGGATAAATCATGGGCAGAGATTACGCCCCGACACATTTCTCAGTTCAAGCGGTATTTGCTGCGCCAGGATTTCCGGTCAGGACAGCGGGCGTTGTCCGATGCAACGGTGCGGCGCGTTTTGGGAACTTTGAGGAGTTTTTATCGCTGGATGATGCGATCGGGGTATGTTAGCTATGATCCAACCGCAGAGGTCGAATTGCCCAGGCTGGGGGAACCGGAAGCAACAAGCCTGGAAGCAGCCGAGATCGCAAAAATTTATCGGGCTGCCTCTGACAGTTCTTTGCCAGAACGGAATCAAGCCCTGGTGACACTGCTCCTCCACGGGCTGCGGGCAGAGGAAATATCGGCGTTAAATGTTGCAGATTACGACGGGCAGCGGCTTTATCTTCAGGCGGTTAGGGTAGGCAAAGGAACAGAAGGAGTAACCGATCGCCAGGTAAATCGGGAAACCGATAGAGAAATTAACCGATCGTCCTGGATGCCCCTGACGGCTCAGGGAAAGCGAGATTTAGAACAATACTTGCGCTGGCGGCAGGATCGGGGGGAGGTATTTTCTGATGAGTCTCCCCTGCTGGCATCCCACTCCCGTCGTAATGGCGGCAAGCGTCTGGGCTACGACGGAATTCGCAAGCTGCTTAAACAAATTGCTCAGCAAACCGGGATTGATCTCTGCACCTACCAGTTCCGCCATGCCTTCGCAACTCATCTTTTGTTAAAGGGGATGAATCCCCATCACGCCATGATGCTCACCCGGCATCGATCGCTGCAAAACTTCCAGCGCTACCTTCGCGCCGCCAATCGAGCGGAGGATCAATCCGCCGCAGAAGCTGCATTCCTGCAAATCATGGATGAATCCACAGAATAG
- a CDS encoding mechanosensitive ion channel family protein, protein MNAQTYSLVRKFRNWRSLPWFVRRCIRLVIIACLMAGLVITAPLSAVSQVPSLEDPAAVVDGHTGVPVMLGNQDLFVIRDKSRFNSPEERAQRISQRVLRFAESTIPIDAVMAASIEGNTVIYADDLILLTVLQADAKAAGMSQPALSQDYVTRIRDGVEQYRQERSASFLFRAGLIALICTIALLLLLLLISKLTPYFFRWLDTQHHRFLPSIRIQNFELLSAEQLSELLLDFTSLLRTILVLAILYLYFTFVLNLFPQTRSVGANLVGYLRNLALTAWAAFANYLPNLLVLVLIVIVTHYLLRLCRRIFDGIGRRSFSIRGFYPEWAEPTYRLLSYLIIALAAVVAFPHLPGSGSPAFQGISIFLGALLSLGASGAVANTVSGFILVYTRAFQVGDRIKVGDVIGDVEEKLLLVTRIRTLTNSLVTIPNATLLATNITNYSALKRDTNTPLILSTTVTLGYDVPWRKIHQTLIEAALATPDILHDPSPFVLQTALNDFYVSYDLRAYTFNPEKALDIYSHLHQNIQDKCNAADIEICSPHYSALRDGNTTTIPANYLPLDYTPSGFRVNPVSTLLNGISGQNATQKPLPPKPASQKPSPGQNSPFDRPNSGKS, encoded by the coding sequence ATGAATGCCCAGACCTACTCCTTGGTTAGAAAGTTTAGAAATTGGCGATCGCTTCCCTGGTTTGTCCGACGCTGCATTCGTTTGGTAATTATCGCCTGTTTAATGGCAGGGCTGGTGATTACCGCACCGCTCAGCGCAGTTTCTCAGGTTCCTTCTCTAGAAGATCCCGCAGCGGTAGTGGATGGGCATACTGGAGTTCCCGTAATGCTGGGCAATCAAGACCTGTTTGTCATTCGAGACAAGTCGCGATTTAACTCGCCAGAGGAGCGGGCGCAGCGTATTTCTCAGCGGGTGCTGCGGTTTGCTGAAAGTACAATTCCGATCGATGCAGTGATGGCTGCTTCTATAGAAGGCAACACTGTGATCTATGCAGATGACCTGATTCTGCTCACGGTTCTGCAAGCGGACGCAAAAGCAGCAGGGATGTCTCAACCGGCGTTATCTCAGGATTACGTGACGCGAATCCGGGACGGGGTGGAGCAATATCGTCAGGAACGCAGTGCCAGTTTTCTATTTCGGGCGGGTCTGATTGCTCTGATCTGCACGATCGCCCTTCTCCTGCTTCTTCTTTTGATTTCCAAATTAACGCCATACTTTTTCCGCTGGCTGGACACTCAACATCATCGTTTTCTTCCCAGTATTCGGATTCAGAACTTTGAACTGCTCTCTGCTGAACAGCTTTCCGAACTGCTGCTGGACTTTACCAGTCTGCTGAGAACGATCCTGGTGCTTGCGATCCTCTACCTGTATTTCACGTTTGTCCTCAACCTATTTCCGCAGACGCGATCGGTCGGAGCTAATTTGGTTGGATATCTGCGTAATCTGGCTCTGACTGCCTGGGCTGCTTTTGCTAATTACCTGCCGAACCTGCTGGTGCTGGTGCTGATTGTGATTGTTACCCACTACCTGCTGCGCCTCTGTAGGCGGATATTTGACGGGATCGGTCGCCGCTCCTTTTCGATTCGCGGATTCTACCCAGAGTGGGCAGAGCCGACCTACCGATTGCTGTCCTACCTGATTATTGCGCTGGCAGCAGTGGTTGCTTTTCCCCATCTGCCCGGATCGGGGTCGCCTGCTTTTCAAGGGATTTCGATTTTCCTGGGTGCATTGCTGTCGCTGGGTGCAAGCGGAGCCGTTGCAAATACGGTGTCTGGCTTTATTCTGGTCTATACGCGGGCGTTTCAGGTAGGCGATCGCATCAAGGTGGGGGATGTGATAGGGGATGTGGAGGAAAAGCTGCTGCTAGTGACCCGAATTCGGACGCTAACAAACTCCCTGGTAACGATTCCCAATGCCACCCTGTTGGCAACGAATATCACTAACTACAGCGCCCTGAAGCGGGACACTAATACTCCTTTAATCCTGAGTACGACCGTAACGCTGGGCTATGATGTCCCCTGGCGCAAAATTCATCAAACGCTAATTGAGGCTGCGCTGGCAACGCCAGACATCCTGCATGATCCGTCGCCCTTTGTGCTGCAAACTGCTCTGAATGATTTCTATGTTAGCTACGACCTGCGGGCTTATACCTTCAACCCGGAAAAGGCACTGGATATTTATTCCCATCTGCACCAGAATATCCAGGACAAGTGCAATGCCGCTGATATCGAAATTTGCTCGCCTCACTACTCTGCCCTGCGAGATGGCAATACGACGACAATTCCCGCGAATTATCTCCCCTTGGACTACACACCATCGGGATTTCGGGTGAATCCAGTTAGCACCCTGTTAAATGGCATATCGGGACAAAACGCAACACAGAAACCATTGCCTCCGAAGCCAGCGTCCCAGAAGCCATCCCCCGGACAGAATTCTCCGTTCGATCGCCCTAACTCAGGCAAATCCTAG
- a CDS encoding MFS transporter, which yields MEQSHIQLDRKHFWALCLTLFMIAYNLAVMQPIMPLVVRTFDSSMGYVQVALVLFSLVAASFAPTTENLCRFYGREQVFITGLVCYGIGITMTALSADISVLVVSFAILAGLAATPLVSAPWVLMDAAYDGKAEQKATLAFILSSTFGGLSGAILGGLIASRIGWRWAFLPSIAVFLLVLLLGQSLPRTPVKLIREPIDWVGGLLSLLGLGSILLGISLSGEFGWWLPKRLFSIAGIVIPPFPLSIVPLLIAVGTVSMGLFLFWQRRQARRGASLLRVGLLRKQAFVCGMLAGMLHTMVTTGVQFNLYQLLPTLLNLNPFQTAIAVLPYNLTLLIVLIALLKYLSIEQKIAPKVVVYIGVGLLAIGLIELHSVMNAELTGLKLLPGLVTMGVGSALFLAYIASLTFSVASQDEIPESRGIYNPVQNLGSSLGRGILGTALIFFTSQGIVNGVLATLGKELSQPERRQAIATLQRMIQTYATEEVRSTFAKLPAVVQPELKTIIHTSALQGTRITLLVALVLAVLCLLLATPLPGHLRRSNKEVEPTS from the coding sequence ATGGAACAATCGCACATTCAGCTAGACCGCAAGCACTTCTGGGCACTCTGTCTGACGCTGTTCATGATTGCCTACAACCTGGCAGTGATGCAGCCGATTATGCCGCTTGTGGTCCGTACCTTTGACTCCAGCATGGGGTATGTTCAGGTGGCGCTGGTGCTGTTCTCGCTGGTAGCGGCTTCCTTTGCACCCACGACCGAAAACCTTTGCCGCTTCTATGGTCGAGAGCAGGTGTTTATCACGGGGCTGGTCTGCTACGGTATCGGCATTACCATGACTGCCCTCAGTGCCGATATTAGTGTCCTGGTGGTTTCCTTTGCCATCCTCGCCGGATTAGCAGCGACGCCCCTGGTCAGTGCACCCTGGGTACTCATGGATGCTGCCTATGACGGGAAAGCAGAGCAAAAAGCAACGCTGGCTTTTATCCTGTCCTCTACCTTTGGCGGGCTGTCTGGAGCGATTCTGGGCGGACTGATTGCGTCTCGGATCGGCTGGCGGTGGGCGTTTCTACCCTCGATCGCCGTTTTTCTGCTGGTACTGCTGCTGGGACAGTCGTTGCCCAGAACACCAGTCAAGCTAATCAGAGAGCCGATCGACTGGGTAGGCGGCTTATTGTCGCTGCTGGGGTTAGGCTCCATTTTGCTGGGAATCAGCCTGTCTGGAGAATTTGGCTGGTGGCTTCCCAAACGGCTTTTTTCGATCGCCGGGATTGTGATTCCGCCTTTTCCGCTGTCGATCGTCCCGCTTTTGATTGCCGTCGGCACCGTCTCTATGGGGCTGTTTCTTTTCTGGCAGCGGCGACAGGCAAGACGAGGGGCTTCCCTACTGCGGGTGGGGCTGCTGCGAAAGCAAGCGTTTGTGTGTGGGATGCTGGCGGGAATGCTGCATACGATGGTCACGACGGGGGTACAGTTCAATCTCTATCAGCTTCTCCCCACGCTCCTCAATCTGAATCCCTTTCAAACGGCGATCGCGGTACTGCCCTATAACCTGACCCTGCTGATTGTCTTAATTGCGCTGCTGAAATATCTCAGCATTGAACAGAAGATTGCGCCAAAGGTTGTAGTGTACATTGGGGTCGGCTTGCTGGCGATCGGGCTGATTGAACTCCACAGCGTTATGAATGCGGAACTGACGGGCTTAAAACTGCTGCCCGGTCTGGTCACGATGGGCGTTGGTTCTGCCCTGTTTCTTGCCTATATTGCTTCTCTGACTTTCTCCGTTGCCAGCCAGGATGAAATTCCGGAGAGTCGGGGAATTTATAATCCGGTGCAAAATCTAGGCAGTTCTCTGGGGCGTGGCATTTTAGGCACAGCGCTGATCTTCTTTACCTCCCAGGGCATTGTGAATGGGGTGCTGGCAACCCTGGGCAAGGAACTGTCCCAGCCGGAGCGCAGACAGGCGATCGCGACTCTGCAACGCATGATTCAAACCTATGCCACCGAAGAAGTCCGCAGCACCTTTGCCAAACTTCCCGCAGTCGTTCAGCCTGAGCTAAAAACGATTATCCATACCTCTGCGCTGCAAGGAACGCGGATCACGCTGCTGGTTGCATTAGTCCTGGCTGTACTGTGTTTGCTGCTGGCGACTCCCTTGCCGGGACACCTCCGTCGTTCTAATAAGGAGGTTGAGCCTACTTCCTGA
- a CDS encoding AI-2E family transporter produces the protein MIETLKVLPGWLKVWIVFPFAFLNGWLLLQLFDYLQPFLNILTAATLSAFLLNLPARFLQKQGVSRGVSIAIVLLVALLGVGGAAVTIGPLVFDQFSALVASVPQLVESGDRQLQLLRQFASDQNLPINLPNLLEQSIDQLGRVFQIASNQVLTVVTTTINSLVNVLFFLVLVIFILVGGESAWDGIFSWLPSPWNETLQDSIQTTFRRYFGTQVILAGVLSLAQTLGLLLWGVPYAILFGLVIGVSTLIPYAGVVTIGIVSLIVSLQDFGQGIRVLITAIVIGQVNDILISPRLMGQTIGLNPIWLIAALFLGGKIGGVLGLLVAVPLASVIKSTADKLRSRSKASLDRASAPLAN, from the coding sequence ATGATTGAAACCCTAAAAGTGTTGCCGGGCTGGCTGAAGGTCTGGATTGTATTTCCCTTTGCCTTCCTGAACGGCTGGCTGCTATTACAGCTATTCGACTATCTCCAGCCCTTTCTGAATATCCTCACTGCTGCCACACTCTCTGCTTTTCTGCTGAACCTGCCCGCTCGCTTTTTGCAGAAGCAGGGTGTTTCCAGGGGTGTCTCGATCGCCATTGTGCTGCTGGTGGCGTTACTGGGGGTCGGCGGAGCGGCAGTCACGATCGGACCGCTAGTGTTTGATCAGTTCAGTGCGCTGGTTGCCAGTGTGCCGCAGCTTGTTGAATCAGGCGATCGTCAGCTTCAGCTATTGCGGCAGTTTGCGAGCGATCAAAATCTGCCAATTAATCTGCCCAATCTGCTGGAGCAAAGTATCGATCAATTGGGTCGAGTCTTCCAGATTGCTAGCAATCAGGTGCTGACAGTCGTGACAACCACAATCAACAGCCTGGTGAATGTGCTGTTCTTTCTGGTGCTGGTGATCTTTATTCTGGTGGGTGGAGAGAGTGCCTGGGACGGCATTTTTAGCTGGTTGCCCTCCCCCTGGAATGAAACGCTGCAAGACTCAATTCAAACCACGTTTCGCCGCTACTTTGGCACGCAGGTCATCCTGGCAGGCGTTTTGAGTCTGGCTCAAACCCTGGGGCTGCTGCTCTGGGGTGTGCCCTACGCAATTTTGTTTGGTTTGGTGATTGGCGTGAGTACCCTGATTCCCTATGCAGGAGTTGTGACGATCGGCATTGTGAGTCTGATTGTTTCCCTGCAAGACTTTGGACAGGGAATTCGGGTGCTGATTACGGCGATCGTGATTGGGCAGGTGAACGACATTCTGATTTCACCGCGACTGATGGGGCAAACGATCGGACTGAACCCGATTTGGCTGATTGCTGCTCTGTTTTTGGGCGGGAAGATTGGAGGCGTGCTGGGGTTGCTGGTTGCCGTACCGCTTGCCAGTGTAATTAAAAGTACGGCGGACAAACTGCGATCGCGCAGCAAGGCTTCCCTCGATCGGGCATCTGCTCCCCTGGCAAACTAA
- a CDS encoding ABC transporter permease, translated as MAHSGMIEPGSPNFAPLSPEKRYLKPSVFWSIRQGVPRRLALTLSALALLVPLLLWAAISYAGLVPPLFLPTPTAVLQAGLTMLTENSLLPDIFVSSIRVAGGFLLAALVGIPIGWAMGTFHSMESLFAPIVGTVRYMPVPAFVPLIILWVGLGEASKILVVFLGVVFYNAMMVADAVKFIPNEMLHAAYTLGATRKEVFFKVILPATFPSVLDTLRINMSGAWTFLVIAELIAAQSGLGFRILQSQRFLQTDKVLFCIAVIGIIGLITDCGLKWISAKLTPWSDQVHD; from the coding sequence GTGGCTCACTCTGGCATGATTGAACCGGGCAGCCCTAATTTTGCGCCCCTGTCGCCCGAAAAACGATACCTTAAGCCATCCGTCTTCTGGAGCATTCGCCAGGGGGTTCCCCGCAGGCTGGCATTAACCCTCTCAGCACTGGCGCTCCTGGTGCCGCTTCTGCTCTGGGCAGCGATTAGCTATGCTGGACTCGTACCGCCCCTATTCCTGCCAACGCCAACGGCGGTACTCCAGGCGGGCTTAACGATGCTAACTGAAAACAGCCTGCTGCCGGATATTTTCGTAAGCAGCATCAGAGTAGCAGGGGGATTTCTGCTTGCAGCCCTGGTTGGCATACCGATCGGTTGGGCAATGGGGACGTTTCACAGCATGGAAAGCCTGTTTGCCCCGATCGTAGGAACCGTTCGCTATATGCCCGTCCCGGCATTTGTGCCGCTGATTATTCTTTGGGTTGGCTTGGGGGAAGCCTCGAAAATTCTTGTTGTTTTTCTGGGGGTGGTGTTCTATAACGCCATGATGGTGGCGGATGCGGTGAAGTTTATTCCCAATGAAATGCTCCACGCTGCCTATACGCTGGGCGCAACCCGCAAAGAAGTCTTTTTTAAGGTCATCCTGCCCGCCACCTTTCCCAGTGTGCTGGATACGCTGCGGATCAATATGTCCGGTGCCTGGACGTTCCTGGTGATTGCCGAACTGATCGCCGCCCAGAGCGGTTTAGGATTCAGAATTCTCCAGTCCCAGCGGTTTCTGCAAACCGATAAGGTGCTGTTTTGCATTGCTGTAATTGGCATCATTGGACTGATCACTGACTGCGGTTTAAAGTGGATTTCGGCGAAGCTCACACCCTGGTCGGATCAGGTTCATGACTAG
- a CDS encoding ABC transporter ATP-binding protein: MLDMRFDPPSQEPGVQPKIMLEGAAVKPKMEIRSLSKLFPLRDGKALTVLQDIHLRIYPREFVCLVGASGCGKSTLLNIAAGLVAPTTGQVLVDDEDVTGLPGSDRGMVFQGYTLYPWRTVAQNVAFGLELRKLPKVEQKERVSYFLDVVGLTQFANAYPRQLSGGMKQRVAIARALANEPSVLLMDEPFGALDAQTKEQMQQFLLNVWDKTHTTVLMITHDIEEAIFLAQRVYVMEARPGRIKKAIETHLPEHHDLEIKLSPEFINIKREVIHTLHEASSRSGQAG, translated from the coding sequence ATGCTCGATATGCGTTTCGATCCACCTTCCCAGGAACCAGGGGTTCAGCCCAAGATCATGCTTGAGGGTGCGGCAGTCAAACCCAAAATGGAAATCCGTTCCCTGTCTAAGCTGTTTCCCCTGCGGGACGGCAAAGCACTCACTGTTCTCCAGGATATTCACCTCAGAATTTATCCAAGGGAATTTGTCTGTCTGGTTGGTGCTTCGGGCTGCGGTAAATCCACGCTGCTAAATATTGCTGCCGGACTCGTTGCTCCGACAACAGGACAAGTGTTGGTCGATGACGAAGATGTCACAGGTCTACCAGGTTCCGATCGCGGTATGGTGTTTCAGGGCTATACGCTTTATCCCTGGCGAACGGTAGCGCAGAATGTAGCGTTTGGGTTGGAGTTGCGAAAACTGCCCAAGGTGGAACAGAAGGAGCGAGTCTCCTACTTCCTGGATGTGGTGGGTTTAACCCAATTTGCCAACGCCTACCCCAGACAGCTATCCGGCGGCATGAAACAGCGGGTGGCGATCGCCCGTGCCCTGGCAAACGAACCTTCAGTGCTGCTAATGGACGAGCCGTTTGGCGCGCTGGATGCCCAGACCAAGGAGCAAATGCAGCAGTTTTTGCTAAACGTTTGGGACAAGACGCATACCACAGTTCTGATGATTACCCACGACATCGAAGAGGCAATCTTCCTGGCGCAGCGGGTCTACGTAATGGAGGCGCGTCCGGGACGCATCAAAAAGGCGATCGAAACCCACCTGCCGGAACATCACGATCTGGAGATTAAACTTTCGCCGGAGTTCATCAACATTAAGCGAGAAGTAATCCATACCCTACATGAGGCGAGTTCTCGGAGTGGGCAAGCCGGATGA
- a CDS encoding ATP-binding protein: MLDSTFASQPLIGRQAELQQISRILQDDGDLLLTGVPGSGRQRLIWSAAEQVGARVLRIDCMRATNAARFLELLAEGLLDVFSAPAELELIQRWSAGLPIVLESSLTRRARLTWHSSTDTQWELFQLLLSLPQAMAEWLDCRAVLVFQNFPHIRSWDKQRQWETYLQQEIQRQSRVSYALIATVPGDWVSDIPLPVITLGPLPPGELKPWVVEQMSQQGLDFEPEGHALNLFYSSVQGHPAGAMQLSRRLWLDSCALHPKGLLIQPHHVHRSTLALVEDLSVTFESLILLLPPSQVRVLESLALDPTDSPHARDYIKKHQLSRGGGLQGALAALEQKGLLYGAQYGYQIAMPFLTFWLKHRLA; this comes from the coding sequence ATGCTCGACTCCACCTTTGCTTCCCAACCGTTAATCGGTAGACAGGCTGAACTGCAACAGATTAGCCGAATTTTGCAGGACGATGGCGACCTGCTGCTCACAGGCGTTCCGGGTAGCGGTCGGCAACGGCTCATCTGGTCTGCGGCGGAACAGGTGGGAGCCAGGGTGTTACGAATTGACTGTATGCGGGCAACCAATGCCGCTCGTTTCCTGGAACTGCTGGCAGAAGGATTATTAGATGTTTTTTCAGCTCCCGCCGAACTGGAACTTATTCAGCGATGGAGTGCCGGTCTACCGATCGTGCTGGAGTCTTCCCTAACCCGCAGGGCACGGTTGACCTGGCACAGCAGCACCGATACCCAGTGGGAACTGTTTCAACTGCTGCTCAGCCTGCCTCAGGCAATGGCAGAATGGCTGGACTGTCGGGCAGTGCTGGTGTTTCAAAACTTTCCCCATATTCGATCGTGGGACAAGCAGCGCCAGTGGGAAACCTACCTGCAACAGGAAATTCAACGGCAGAGCCGGGTAAGCTATGCCCTGATCGCCACGGTTCCAGGAGATTGGGTCTCGGATATTCCGCTGCCCGTGATTACCTTGGGTCCGCTTCCCCCAGGAGAACTGAAGCCCTGGGTAGTGGAGCAGATGAGCCAGCAGGGACTTGATTTTGAGCCAGAGGGTCATGCCCTCAACCTGTTCTACAGCAGTGTTCAGGGACATCCGGCAGGGGCAATGCAGCTATCGCGTCGGCTGTGGCTAGACTCCTGTGCGCTCCATCCGAAGGGTTTGCTGATTCAGCCCCATCACGTTCATCGCAGTACGCTGGCGCTGGTTGAAGACCTATCTGTAACCTTTGAATCGCTGATTTTGCTGTTGCCCCCCAGCCAGGTGCGAGTGCTAGAAAGTCTGGCGCTTGATCCCACCGATAGCCCCCACGCCCGCGATTACATCAAAAAACATCAGCTTTCCAGGGGCGGTGGTCTTCAGGGGGCACTGGCAGCCCTGGAGCAAAAGGGATTGCTGTATGGCGCTCAATATGGCTATCAAATCGCAATGCCCTTCCTGACTTTCTGGCTGAAGCATCGGCTGGCATAG